From the Argopecten irradians isolate NY chromosome 13, Ai_NY, whole genome shotgun sequence genome, one window contains:
- the LOC138306550 gene encoding ficolin-2-like yields MSWKNDTQYAEYQDFRVGDESSKYRLSVSGFSGNATYDGMDYHDGDQFSTYDNDNDVDEGNCAVSRNGAWWYKACSHSNLNGPYVQDTGDDRLSMWWWEFYSGQGRVPLMRSRMMVKHPGV; encoded by the exons ATGTCCTGGAAGAACGATACACAGTACGCCGAGTACCAGGACTTCCGTGTGGGGGACGAGTCATCGAAGTACCGACTGTCGGTATCGGGATTCTCCGGGAATGCCACCT ATGATGGTATGGATTACCATGACGGTGACCAGTTCTCTACCTACGACAATGACAATGATGTGGATGAAGGTAATTGTGCTGTAAGTCGTAACGGCGCCTGGTGGTACAAAGCCTGTAGTCATAGTAACCTGAACGGGCCGTACGTACAGGATACTGGGGATGATCGTCTATCGATGTGGTGGTGGGAATTCTACTCTGGCCAGGGTCGCGTACCTTTGATGAGGTCCAGAATGATGGTGAAACATCCCGGTGTTTAA
- the LOC138306593 gene encoding uncharacterized protein, protein MADLPIDRVTPTPPVSFVGVDVFGPWGITTRRTRGGVLSNKRWAALFTCMFTRAVHIEVLEEMSSSCFVNAVRRLYAIRGKVKQFRSDRGTNFVGATSDLGVTVIESKDMKDFLSTHGATWIFNPPHASHFGGTWERMIGVSRRILDVMLLGNKGKDLTHEVLCIFLVEVTAIINARPLVPVSSDPEQPFILSPSTLLT, encoded by the coding sequence ATGGCTGATTTGCCTATTGACAGGGTCACGCCCACACCGCCAGTTTCCTTTGTGGGAGTCGATGTCTTTGGTCCATGGGGGATAACAACTCGACGTACTAGGGGTGGTGTTCTTTCCAACAAGCGCTGGGCAGctctatttacctgtatgtttacGAGAGCAGTTCATATAGAGGTGCTAGAAGAGATGAGCTCTTCCTGTTTTGTAAATGCAGTTAGAAGACTGTATGCTATACGCGGGAAAGTAAAACAATTCCGGTCAGACAGAGGAACAAACTTTGTTGGTGCTACCTCCGATCTTGGAGTCACTGTAATCGAAAGTAAGGACATGAAGGACTTCTTGTCAACTCACGGCGCTACATGGATATTTAACCCTCCTCACGCCTCCCATTTTGGCGGAACATGGGAAAGAATGATTGGTGTGTCACGCAGGATTCTCGATGTCATGTTGTTGGGAAATAAAGGAAAGGACCTCACCCATGAAGTCCTCTGTATCTTCCTCGTTGAAGTTACTGCCATCATAAATGCTCGTCCTTTGGTACCTGTGTCATCTGATCCGGAGCAACCATTCATCTTATCGCCATCCACTCTTCTTACCTAG
- the LOC138306594 gene encoding uncharacterized protein: MTKHVFGNGPSPAVASYGLRKTAKDAETDYGSDFYDFVQNNFYVYDGLISVSTPAKAVSLLTRTQAALATGHIRLHKICSNSQEVLDNFPSEDLAQDLKDLNLGDDDIPSQRSLGLCWRLHTDAFFFKVYDTPKPYTRRGVLSTINSLYDPLGFLAPVIIQGRVLLRDMVAGTVDWDEPLSETQRVKWETWEKSLLHLHSFSIPRRTPISKGDLTNEVHIFADASERAIAAVAYLTLNNNGETYTTFLLGKSKVAPKHGNSIPRLELCGALLAVEVGEILSEQLSLPPEQMTFYSDSKVVLGYLNNRTRRFYVYVANRVSRILRFSKPEQWFYVASESNPADEGTRFVPASQLKDSMWISGPPQLFLRSTLKEESFSLVEPSQDENVRPEVVAMKTQISPTSVTDLIHKHSDWMKLIRAVSRVILTAERFKNLQRKVKPDEYQKPQGLLHAAEVFIIKEVQKQADSREVDVLGQGKPLPKTVLY, translated from the coding sequence ATGACCAAACACGTGTTTGGTAACGGTCCGTCCCCCGCTGTGGCTAGCTATGGACTCAGGAAAACGGCTAAGGATGCCGAGACCGATTATGGAAGTGATTTTTATGACTTTGTACAAAACAACTTCTACGTATACGATGGCTTGATTTCTGTGTCGACTCCGGCAAAAGCGGTTAGCCTTCTCACACGTACTCAAGCAGCTTTGGCCACAGGTCATATTCGGTTACACAAGATCTGCTCCAACTCCCAGGAGGTTCTCGACAACTTCCCATCCGAAGACCTTGCGCAGGATTTAAAAGATCTTAATCTTGGCGATGACGACATACCGTCTCAGCGTAGTTTAGGCCTGTGTTGGAGACTTCATACCGATGCGTTTTTCTTCAAGGTGTACGACACTCCGAAGCCATACACTCGTCGTGGGGTGCTCTCCACCATCAATTCCCTCTACGATCCTTTAGGTTTTTTGGCTCCGGTGATCATCCAAGGAAGGGTCCTGCTTCGCGATATGGTCGCGGGAACGGTTGACTGGGACGAGCCCCTATCTGAAACACAACGCGTCAAGTGGGAAACCTGGGAGAAATCTCTATTACATCTTCATAGCTTCTCAATTCCGCGAAGAACTCCCATCTCAAAAGGTGACTTGACCAACGAGGTGCATATATTTGCTGACGCTTCGGAACGCGCTATAGCAGCAGTGGCGTATCTTACCCTAAATAACAACGGAGAGACTTACACCACATTCCTCCTGGGGAAGTCCAAGGTGGCCCCCAAACATGGCAACTCCATACCGCGCCTAGAGCTGTGTGGTGCTCTGCTGGCTGTCGAAGTAGGCGAGATTCTTTCTGAACAGTTGTCGCTACCTCCAgaacaaatgacattttactCCGATAGTAAAGTCGTCTTAGGATATTTGAATAACCGTACAAGACGGTTTTATGTCTACGTTGCCAACCGAGTAAGTAGGATACTCAGATTCTCGAAACCAGAACAGTGGTTTTATGTCGCATCGGAGAGTAACCCTGCTGATGAGGGCACACGGTTTGTACCTGCATCACAGCTGAAAGATAGTATGTGGATCTCTGGACCACCTCAACTTTTTCTACGCTCTACGTTAAAGGAAGAGTCGTTTTCGCTGGTGGAACCTTCGCAGGATGAAAATGTTCGCCCAGAGGTTGTTGCTATGAAGACTCAAATCTCGCCTACCTCTGTTACAGATCTAATACACAAACATTCTGACTGGATGAAACTTATTCGAGCTGTATCTCGGGTCATACTTACCGCGGAACGTTTCAAAAATCTACAAAGAAAGGTTAAACCTGATGAATACCAAAAGCCCCAAGGACTGCTGCATGCTGCTGAGGTATTTATAATCAAAGAGGTCCAGAAACAAGCAGATAGTCGTGAGGTTGACGTTCTTGGACAAGGAAAACCTCTACCTAAAACAGTTCTCTACTAA